From one Ictalurus punctatus breed USDA103 chromosome 20, Coco_2.0, whole genome shotgun sequence genomic stretch:
- the LOC108280295 gene encoding probable G-protein coupled receptor 148 — translation MNSSGNQPLLDMVKACVHSVMFVATGVFTYVIAVTVRGSPHLRRNAHYLLLLQHCICLTGFNATGGVLHGLRALRLPVARLACWILFDLQVVMARGLVFTLTLMCVCTCLSVRCPLRYEALVCTLYRWVIFVMWTLALINPVVFTALACAQHPWRYVISPDVECSTVLEGKACIISALLLLFLMVLLIFSSYILIYLEGHRAGHFSQSNSKGRRTILIHMLQISLHIFPSFIIISRVHQVLVVAVITFLIFSISQFLSPVVYGLRCKQLNEELPRFFPRCFNERMALEPGASVEHRGSTGTVTSTSGGVSSTRTSHSTGTVTVHMSDGERDDENKRHIGNHEESTE, via the coding sequence ATGAACAGCTCTGGTAATCAGCCTCTCCTGGACATGGTGAAGGCATGTGTGCACTCTGTGATGTTCGTGGCTACAGGCGTGTTCACGTACGTGATCGCGGTGACGGTACGCGGCTCTCCGCATCTTCGCCGTAACGCTCACTACCTCCTGCTGCTGCAGCACTGCATCTGCCTGACGGGCTTCAACGCCACGGGCGGAGTGTTACACGGCCTGCGCGCCCTGCGTCTCCCCGTCGCCCGCCTCGCCTGCTGGATCCTGTTCGACCTGCAGGTCGTGATGGCACGCGGCCTCGTCTTCACCCTCACCCTCATGTGCGTGTGCACGTGCCTCTCCGTGCGCTGCCCGCTGCGATACGAGGCGCTGGTGTGCACCTTGTACCGCTGGGTGATATTCGTGATGTGGACACTGGCTCTGATCAATCCGGTGGTGTTCACGGCGCTGGCGTGCGCGCAGCACCCGTGGCGTTACGTGATCTCTCCGGACGTGGAGTGCTCCACGGTTCTGGAGGGTAAAGCGTGCATCATCAGCGCGCtcctgctcctcttcctcatgGTGCTGCTTATTTTCAGCAGTTACATCCTCATCTATCTGGAGGGTCACCGAGCTGGTCACTTCTCTCAGTCCAACAGTAAAGGACGACGCACCATCCTCATCCACATGCTGCAGATCAGCCTGCACATCTTCCCCTCCTTCATCATTATCTCCCGCGTGCACCAGGTGCTCGTCGTTGCGGTCATCACGTTCCTGATCTTCAGCATCTCGCAGTTTCTCAGTCCGGTGGTCTACGGCCTGCGATGCAAGCAGCTCAACGAGGAACTCCCGCGGTTCTTCCCTCGCTGCTTTAACGAACGCATGGCCCTGGAGCCTGGAGCGAGCGTGGAACATCGTGGGAGTACCGGGACAGTCACCAGCACCTCAGGAGGAGTGAGCAGCACCAGAACCAGCCACAGCACGGGTACCGTTACTGTCCACATGTCTGACGGGGAGCGGGACGACGAGAACAAGCGCCACATCGGCAACCATGAGGAAAGTACAGAGTGA
- the fbxo36b gene encoding F-box only protein 36b, producing the protein MAQLLGETVFEISSQGPAPIKDYFYFQITQTEVIWRWWKISFRPNSYNTRPGEVRESHGEYLDDARLQGQVLMVFGPHVLQYSKCLCQGQYDYLQRLPDPLLLRITAHLELEDVARLACTCHRFKQLYSSEQFWEQTVRLHCDTVTPGMEDLARDVGWKRVFFTNKLQLQKQIRRRRAGNPLSHTGDSLTVTSGR; encoded by the exons ATGGCGCAGCTGCTGGGAGAGACGGTGTTTGAGATTAGTTCTCAGGGACCTGCACCGATTAAAGACTATTTCTATTTCCAGATCACTCAGACAGAG GTGATTTGGCGATGGTGGAAGATTTCCTTTCGACCGAATTCCTACAACACGAGGCCAGGAGAAGTGAGAGAGTCACACGGCGAGTATCTGGACGACGCGCGGCTGCAGG gtcagGTGTTGATGGTGTTTGGTCCTCATGTGCTGCAGTACTCTAAGTGTCTGTGTCAGGGTCAGTACGATTATCTCCAGCGTCTGCCAGATCCTTTACTCCTCCGCATCACGGCACATTTAGAGCTGGAGGACGTGGCGCGTCTCGCATGCACCTGTCACAGGTTTAAACAG ctctATAGCTCGGAGCAGTTTTGGGAGCAGACGGTGCGCCTGCACTGTGACACGGTGACCCCCGGGATGGAGGATCTGGCCCGAGACGTGGGATGGAAGCGTGTTTTCTTCACCAACAAACTCCAGCTCCAGAAGCAGATCCGCCGCCGCAGAGCAGGAAATCCACTCTCACACACGGGAGATTCACTCACCGTCACGTCCGGCCGataa